CTGCAAATGGGGATGAACTCATAGCAGACACCTACTGCCAAGCATGAAGATGGAAAGTCCTTCTTGGAAAACTGGAAGTGACATAGCTGTcaataaacaaaaacccaaaccaaaaaataacCCCCGAAACCCACATCAAAATGccttctgcatattttttgtcatttcagatattttagttgaaacaaacaagaaaaatggacATGAGGCAAGCAAGCTGCTTCAGTGCAAGCAGGTGGTTATGAGCCACAAAAACACAGTAGTAAATCATGAGGTAGCTTTAGCAGCAACATTTTACAAGCCTGTGAAAGACAAAGAGGTCTGAACTCTGCTAGTGTAGATCCAAGCACGACCTTGGTGGTACAGCAATCAAGTGACATCAActtctaacattttaaaatagtgcATTCTAAACTTTGGCTTTCAAATCTAGAGTGAGTGAACTGTCACTGCATTTACGTCAGCGAGCTGTATCTGGGGCTAGAATGTGATCTGTAAAATAGAACCAGTTTAAACAGAAACActaattgaaaatattaattaaatgttCTAGAATTGAAGGGTTTTTCCTATTGACATTTGAACTTACTTGAGGACCTGATGCTGCCTTGTGTTCCCACCACTTCCGTACAGGGCAACATTTACATATCCTGAAACTTTATGGTTTCCAGAGAGTGTCATGGTTACTTTGTACCTCCAAACTACATAGAAGAAATACAGCAGGTTAGATTGCACCCAGGGAGAAACAGTTTCCAAAATACCAAGATTTAGTTTTTTTGGTCTATACAGTGTATttgacagcaaaataaaattatcactGCCTTGCCCTTTCAGCTCAAGGCTACATCGCAGACTGTCTGGACTGAAAGGAATTCACACAATGCTCCCTCATACCCGAATCTTTGTGCTTCCTGCTCTTCCTTGGGTTATAACCATgcaaaacaaatagaaaacacCTGTGAGTCAGATCTGTTATTGTGTCCTAATGAGATCAACCTAGGAAATGGGTAGACATTTGTGTTACACTCTAggagggttaaaaaaaaaaaaaaaaaaagatagtacATAACATGGTAAACACAATATAGATATCTGCATTTTGACCACATTTTTTATATACAATGAAGTTATAAAGAAGATGATGTTACAAGTAAATACTAATACAAACCAGAATGTGAACGGTGTAAAAggattgtaaaaaaattctgaagctcaaggaaaataatttttgtgggAACTTTCTTTTAGTGCACAATTTGCAAAAGCAGCTCTTCTCCCTCTGATTCTTGTTTACAAAGGCAAAGGAAGAACCATCTCATGAGAACTGACATTTAGGATAACCTGGGTTGTAAAGGAGGTCGTCTGGTCTATCCACATCTCAAAGCAGGGCCAGCTGGGATCAGCTTGCTCTTGGCCTTTGTCAAACTGAGTTTTAAACATCTCCGAAGATGGAGATTTCACAGCCTCTCTAGGCACCTCTTCCTGCATTTAGCCACTGTCATTGTGACAGTAGTTTTCAtactatttaataaaaattttgcTTGCTGCAACTTCTGTGCATtgcctcttccctttcttccatGCACCTTGTAGCGCAGTCCACTAAACATCTCAGTGACCTCCTTGGACTTTTTAGTTTTTCAGtatctttcttgtactgaaTGGCCCAAAACTGGGCACTAGTATTGgagcaaaaagaggaaaaggcatGAAGGACTGAAGAGCCATTGCACTATTATGAGGTCTGTTCATCTGTTAAAATTAAGtgggaaacaggaaaataaaaaagtttgtTTACAAGGAGTAGGTAGCAATAGAAGCAATTGAAACTCACGAGGAAAGTCCTTGGTATCTCCGGTATTCAGATAAAGTTTTGTGACATCATTTGTAATTTTATCTTTGAATCTATCTGCGTAGTGACCCATATTTGGGCATCCACTTTGCGGGCATGGGAAACCACTTCCCTAGTGAAAACAAACGTATATACTAATAACATTATCCAgacagacaaggaaaaaaaatagtcacgggacttatttttaatataccCACCTAACTGGCCCTGTATCAAAGCAACAACAAATTTCAAGTAACCCTGTGACTTGAGAAAGATCACATAAGCTAGCCAGCTTTCTCAAACATTCTGATTTTTCAGGGGTCTATGTTTTTTCTCATGCCATTTAGCTCAATCCAGCTACAGTGATATCCTTGAGTAGCCTTGAACTGGaccggggaggaggaggaggtgtcCTTCCCAGCAACTGAAGAGAAAGATTGTTGTCTCCTTATACCTTCATGTGGAGTCAAGAAAGGCTTTGTCTTGAAAATCAAGCTCATTTTTGTAACAAAAGCTGATTTCTACAATGGTAACAGAAGCAGGTAGTCACCTTCTCCCAAAGTGATCTGAGAAGTATGATCTCTATGACCTGCTCAAAATGTATAAAGGTCAATCTAAGCACTATGTAAGGTTATACCTCTGTCTGTGGGATGTGACAAACCTGTTACCGCTCTGCTGCTCTTAGGCTGTAGGTCCCTCTCTCCCAGTCTGGGACAGGAAAGGGCTTCCTGACCTAGTCCATAAGCCATTGCACTTTGTCCCTGAGGTCATCTTCAGCCACCAAAGGACTTGGACCATGGGCTGACCCCACCAGACCATCACATAAAGTTTtacttgttttgaaaatgagatATTTCAGCTATGTTTGAAAGCTCACCTGCTACGGTGTGGGATTCCACTCATTTCTGTTTGATAAATACATTTGGTGATTACAAGGACAGGTTCTCCTCCTGACCTTTTCCCCAGTTTGATGCAGCAGAGCAGTCCTGGGGAAGCCCCACCAGCTCCAGTAGTACCTCAGGGCTCTCATATCAGCACAGAACCAGGGATGTCCCTGTTTTGTTGTTAGTCTTTCCTACGTTGACCCGTGTCAGCTGCATGAGCTATAATACTTTAGGATGTCTGACACTTGTCTCATAGATGCACTCACTGGCTGCAAGCTAgcagaaataaactgaattGTAGATGTATAGGTAAGAGCCGCTCTTTTTGATATGGTCCACCCGAAGGCTCTAAGAAATACTTACTGATTCAAAAAGATCATATGAAGCAGTAGTGTAGCCTAGAAATCCATCAGGGTAGGTAATACTATCAGAGTAATACTTGTAACTCCGCAAGTGATTGCAAGCCACAAAATCCCGAGTTCCTGTGAAAAGATGGTCCCAGGTTAGTTCTCCCTTTCTGTTACCATTTGAGGAAACATACGGGCAGAACTCTTGCCACGCCATTGAGATGCAGCATTCCTCCTCAAAAGCCTCATCACTTGGATTCTTGGAAGTATCAAACGCAAGATTTGAAGCTCGCTTTTGCAGTGAATTGATGCTCTAAAGAATGTCACTGAGTCAACAGGTATAAAATACAAACTTGAAATGCTTTATGGAGACCAACTGTGCAGTTCAGCCCAGGCCTCCCCTCCGAAACACTTACTCAAGCCATCTGACCGAGTTTCACAATAGAAAGGAGAACTGCATAAAGCAGGTCTTTTGTAGGCAACAGTTGCATTAccataacaaaagaaaaccaaatgaaaagTATTTAACACTGAACTTCCTAGTGAAACATTGATTTCTTCCAGCTGAggacttcaaaacaaaattattattatttggggGGTGCTTAAGGAAGGGAGACTCTAAAAATTAAAGTaatgaatatattattttcctttgtgttgcCTTTATTATACTGActttaggttaaaaaaaagatcatATACAACACAGTTGTTCCTTTGTGCTTTAATTCACCATTATTGATAACAAGTTTActctatcaaaaaaaaaaaaaaagagtaatgcCTCCAGCTGCATTGAATAAAACCTGGAGAAAAAGGCTAGTTACCACAAATAAGTTTGTGGATTCCTGGCGTTTAAGGTCTCTGCAGTAATGTAAGAGAGAGCTCAGataatatactgaaaaatgtCTACAGCACAAatctttaggtttttttaatgttatgttaAATTTAACTTTATAAAGACACATAGAAATTTTGTAATAGAGCTTTTATTGGAACCATGTAAAACAAAGAACAGTGTGTTTGAGTAGCTATGTGCCAATCTTTTTTTTAGCTGGCTAAAAATAGACACAATGACATTGCTCTAATGCAATGCAGATTGTAataggtaattaaaaaaaaattaattgctctATCTCAGAAGTATTGCAGCTGAAGATCTGCTAACAAAAATAGTTATCAGCATCATCGCCCTGCTCCACCCAGTACTGCTGCTGGGCAACTAAATAGAAACAAAGTGAAATGTGTTGTTACGGACCCTTCAAAAATTTTGGCGTGGTTTCAGTAACTTTGGTTTTTGCTCTTAGATACTTCAGAGAAGGCCTGTTTACCAGAGGCAAACACTTcgacatgtttattttttaataagctcTGGAAAATGGCATGTTTTGAGCATATTAACAGTTTCATTGCAGTCTGCAGCTGCCATTGCTGGTGGACACACTCAAAGCTAATGTAAAACACCTGAATTGAGAGAAGTTAAGTGGTTACATTTTGAGGGTGACCTTTCTCTGAATTTGTAATGTAATCAGCCTACTTACCTTCCCAGATGCCATCGAGATCCACGATCTGTGAAATAGCGTTCTTATCACACCCTGGCATTTCCTCTCCTCCGTTTGGATAAAAGTCAAGATGTCCTATAGCTGTGCTCATGCCAAAACCTGAAACATTTAAAGCAGGGGtaagcacattttaaattaatgttatcTCATACCTATAGCTGCTGGCTTGAAGTTTATCTGTGTTTGGTGTTTTAGAATACGAGCTGTTAGCGACAGGTGTGGTGCGTTTGTTCTGTGTCTATGCACCACCCAGCACAACTGAGTCTTTATGAAAGATTAGGATACTTAAGTGTTAATAATTTGTATTGTTACAGTAAAACCGAATACTTGCCTAAGTAGGGGATTGTGGGAGCTGAATCTGTGTGGATAACATCAACAAACTCGGCATCAGATTTGTCCAGTCTGACTTCAATTGGTGTGCCTTGAAAATAAGGTTGAGCAGGGTCCAGTCCTGAAACACAAAGATTAGTGTTATGTATAGATTAAGAGACATAACTGTGTAATACTATGATTGTATATAATGAGCATCACATATATAGTTGCTTATGGTTCATTTTATCTAAGTAGTATAGATGTTAATAAAGTTATGATGTGTGCTCTCTCTTACCAAGTGACTTTTCtcccaagaaaaagaaagggttaCGTGTCTGAAGCCCACCACAGTTTACTGCTTTACATCAATAGTGAATAGTCTTCTCAGTTTTGTTCTCTGGGAGAGTATTAGTGGTTTCTAAATATTCAAAATGGTGTCTCTGTTTTGTGAGGtctctggaatatttttttttttttagaaattaatatGTATAGCAATAAATATGCCTCTTGCCATTTGGGTATTTAAAgagtcagttaaaaaaattaagaaagacgAGGTCTCTCCCTTGAAGAACAGCATAGGAATATGTAGATAGTTGTGCAGTGGCTGTGTTGCACtgatgctcctgctgcaggcagagagctGAAACAGCCTGTGCTTCCACGGAGCTTCGCATTGCTTGGCCATCTGAATTTTCACCATTTCAGTCTTGCAGTGTTGCAAAATGGTTCCTTCAAGAGTCATTTGCTCTCAGCTAGTGTGGATAGAGTGCAGGTTACAAGCCAAAGcatgttaaaaaatgaaaccttgCTGTTGGATGAAAGGGAAGATGAGAATGTTTCTGGCAAATAGTCACAGAGGCTTGCTCCATTGTGTCCTGTGAGACACAGATGCTATTTACGGGACCAGTGGAGAACTTCCACAGCCTGCGTATTCAGAGCAACATGTAGACaactataaaacaaacaagaaccaAAAATTCCTCCTCTAAAAGAACTGAACAGGAAAACCTGGCTCAGCAATAGTGAGAGGTTTCCTTAATTTCTCAGGGCATATAGTAACTCACAACAGGGAGATGACAGAGCAATTAGTTGCTGGGGAGGCAGAACTGAATCAGTACAGCTGactgaaaattaagaaaacaacaccattttaattaaaaatgtttaaacttGGAAATGTGGAGGCACTTAAAAGGGACAGGCTATTACTCAGGAACATAATGAAaatgggggctggggggcagggtGCTTTCTGATCAGTCAGTGCTGATGTTATGTAGAAACTAAGAGTGACCTAATGTAGCTCAAACTAATACAGATTGTATAAACATAATGCCTGTGATCTCccttggaaagaaagaggggattAAGttgaaatctgtttctttaaGTATGAGTGCACTTCCCTAGTAAGTCTATTTGAATCTGTACAGACAATATAATCCTATGTGACTCAATTTTTGCTGTCAAGGAAATACAGGTTTTTAGTGTATTAACAGGTGAAGAAATTAAACTTTAGAAATTTTactggaaataatgaaaaatgataGTTTAATTACTGTTAAACTTTTCACCTGGTAGAGTACATTATATAGACGTAGCAAAGCAAGGTGATAATGGGTGATATATCAGTAAGGCTAGCATACTGCTTCTGAAACATCAGGTTTAACCCATCCTTTTCTGGAAAACGATAGTTGTTGGCAAAACTACAGTACAAAATCACTAACTGCTCACTGTTGTGCTGCTTCTAGCATGCTTATTAGGGACCTGCAAGCAGTGGGAGAAGTTGTGCATCAGATGTGCTACTATATAACAGGCTGCTAGAtcaatgaaatatgaaaatggtGGTAGAAAGCTGCTAGCAAAAAGAAGGTAGAGATTACAATTCTAATCTGTTTTATTACATTAGTGCTGGACAAATCCTTATGAAAAACAATCATGGCAGCTAAAGCTGGTTCTGGTTGTATGTTACTTATTGTGAGTTTGTTTTTAGCAGAGACAATGGGCTATCGTTATGTCACAGCATTGCTCCTATCCTGCTCCAAACAAGCACTGCTCTGGGCAGTGACACTGTTCAGTTGAAGCACCAGAGAGCAAGCTCTGTAGAGATTGCCACAACTGTCAATGTATATCAGCAAGTCAGCTGTCCTATTTATTACAGGTGGGCGCAAGTTCTATATTGCCCAAATTACCCTTGACTAAACTACAGCAAACAGTCAGATACGATTGTAAGAGAAAATGAACAGCAACCTTTTGTTAAGCAGTGGTGCCTTTAGTCTGAGCTGTGACTTAAGTCACTGACTTACCAGTTATTCTTCCGATCCCTGGCCGCCTCTTGCCAGCCTCACCTGCCACATGTGCTCCGAGGCTGTGGCCGATTATGTGAATATTGGATAGAGAGGCTCCATATTTTGCCTGAGAAAACAGGaatgtaaaaaaattactgtatcTGTTTTCATCAGTATTGGGAAGAGTAAAAAGGGGCTGAAAAACTACTTCTAATTTGACTACAGACTCAGGAACTCCTATGGGATTTCAGTATCTGTTTGCCAGTTTAGGTACTCATGTCCcaaatagagatttttttcaaaactccTTATTCAGCTGCTGCGCTCATTTGGACAGTCTTAGAATCCTATATAGCTCTGCCAAGAGAACCCTGAGAGGCTCTGTATCCACTGTACCTCCTAGACCCATTAAGATTCAAAGGAGGTTTATCTGGCTTGCAAGATTCAGCCAGGCAGGAACCCCTGGCAGATCAGGCACCgagagcagctggaggaggtcATGAGAGGAGAGATGCCTTCAGCCTTTTTGGAGAGGAATTCAGTGGCTGTGCCACAGATGTAGAGTATGAAACATAGATGAGAGCACTCCTAGCCCCAGAATACTATCCATTTGAGTACTTTAGAGTTCTCTTATTGGAAAACGTGTGTTGAAAAGACTTAGTTTAAAAGACTGCTTCAAACCAAGTGCAGCTTCTGTAGCTTTAGGCACTGTGCACACTGCCTTTCCTCTGAGGCAGCTGAGAAGGTCCTGTTTGTCCCCAGGTATTGTTACTGGAGAGCAGTTTGTCCTTCAGCCACTGTTGGCTGCCAGTTGTTTTTCTGGCATTCTTCAGAGTTGTTTTGTGAGATTTGTCACAGTGAAAAGGCAGTTTGCTGTGTCTGttatttctgcatatttaaaaCTACATGACTTTACATCTGTTTACATCCATGGACTAGCTGTTTGGCTGTAGTATGGGAATGTCTTGTAGCACTTTATATACCTGAATTGGCTAACTCTGCTGTTATGACATAGTTCTCTAAccttaaaagtctttttttcagCACAACGTCTAAAATAATCACTGAgtataagaaaatgtttttgcctAGTTACATTTGTATTAATGAAAGTTCCtaaactgtatttctttcaaATCAGCATTATGACTATAGTTTTATAACCAGAAGATTCTTACCAGGAGAACATCTACAAAATAAGCTATTTCAGCTCCTACAACACGGACGTTGTTTGATGCCTGGGTGTATTGACATCTTGAGCCTTTCTTCCAGTCTATGCAGATGCAGTTTATGTCTTCCACACTGAGCAACTTctgttttgtaaaacaaaagtgaaaaccAAAGAGTCCCATAGTAAATATGTTCTGGAATTGATCCATGTTGCTTATTACAGCTCAAATCATAAGTGTTTCATGAATTTGTACGagaacattttcagaagcaaaacctTAGCATAAATTTGTGCTCATGCCTGCACACAGGTGTATGAATGCTCACACGATATTGAAATAGGGTAATGCGCTGTGATAATGGGCATGCCATCATTTCAAAACCCACAGCAGTATTCTTTTCAGAAGGGAAAACTATATAAATATtgatacttttaaatttttaatttcaatcaAACTTTGTATGCAACACTAAATTAAAGCTCTACTCATATACTGATTCACTTAAGTGATTTAAAAGTGCTTCTTAAATTCAAATACAATTTATACTTGACGATAAAGAtcaaaagtgttttttctgaTACAAATTTGTAAGAAAGAGTGTCTGTGTTTTTATGAGAGGGTGTGTAAATTGCTGGTGTCACTGAACATGCATTTCAGATTTATGGCTTTATTTGGGAATATGGGAATATTTGGCAGATATTTTGTCTGCCACAGAAtttgaagttttctttcctctggacTGGATTGTTTGGCTAAGGGTATTTTGCTTTATCAGCTTTGTtatatttattctttgttttgtgttcagAAATTATAAAGCATCTAAACCAAGATACAACTGGCAAAGGACATAAAAGGCAGTGAAAGTGTCTGTGGCTATGTCAGaagttgtaaaaataaatgtgcagaTACCATTATTACTTAATgggaaagtaaataaaagataTGTGTAGGAGGGCTGATGTAGTCACAATACCGTTTGCTCTAGTCTTTACTGAAAAGATTCATTGAGACCATACGTTTTCAACAAATTGGAGTATTGTGATAAAATATAGGCCAATGTAATAGAGAAAGAATTTAAAGATTTATCTCATGTGTCTACATTCTCATGAAAATCAATCAGAAGGACTTAAGGGACTAGCTGAAGCAAAATGTGAGCTATCTTGTTGATTGTGAGGCTctagaacaaagaaaaatctctaatttaagaaaggaaaatgggatATGAGAATTATAAAAACATCAATCTGCTTCTGatgcattggaaaaaaaaatattaactaacAAATCCAACGATCATTTCTCAATGTTTGTAAGGTGATAATCCCAACAAGAAACTGccaaataaatttattttcttttgacctAGTATCAAAGAGAAGCAGGTAAGGGGATGCAATAAATGTGAAATAACTTGATTTTTAGTGGACTTTCATGTTGTTTCTCATAGTGTTCtcataaataaaataggaaTATAGAATGTAAACAAAATTCTAGTTGTGTGAATAGTTAGTTGAAAGACCGTATTCTAGAAGTGTCATGTGCCATCAGCTGGTACTTTGCTCTATCTGCTGTGTGCCTTGCAGCTTTCATTAGCTGCTGCtgcaattaaaagcatttttataggATTTGAGAAGACCATAAGCTGGAATTGCAAGTTTGTATGGGAACAAGATTAAGAAATAACTTGGAATTAGTGCAAAAATCAAGAAAGCAGAGTGCTTTACTTCATTCGTGGTTTCTAGCAAGTCCTAGGTTGAAAGTTTTGTCACTCACTTCACTAAAGAGATGAATCTGCATTTTACTTCATGTTTTCCTCAAGGTGCAGAGCTACATATTTAAGttgttaacattttaaaataagcgaactttcttccccttttccccaTGAGAGAGATTGGttagaaagagaaagcagcctATTTATAGGAAAGTCTTTATAAAAGCAAACTAAAGAACTTCGCAGGGACAGGATTTTCCTGTGGTACCTACCTGACACATTTCGTGCAGccagttttcttctccattATCTATAAATCCGTGTGTAATAAATCTGGTCATCctatttgcattaaaatttgAGTAGCCGATAGTGCTGTCATCAACTGCAGAGATCTCCTGTTGTAcatattaaattaataaacatttaaatctgctttctgtAGGAGTTTATCAAAATTGCTAAGACCTGAACTATGCTCATCTGTACAAGTGTTTAAATGTTATGCAATATTAAACTCATCTGCAAGTGTTCACATGACTATGGATGAAGGTCTCTATCTCCATTCAAAGCAAGCTTTGACACATATCTTAGAGCAGCCAAGGCTTTACTTTGTGTTTTCATCTTatctatggaaaaaataatacctgatgtttttaaaaatgcacagttTCCCAGTACTTCTCAGTGGCCATACAGAAAACATGGGAGAGTGCTGCTTTgtgagggcaggaggagaaagagcatTTTGCCCCAGAGACCCTGCCAAGGAGCTGAAAGAGGTTTTGTCTTGAAAAGAAGTGGAGATTTGACCATTTCTAACACCTTAGAGTAACATAGCTCTTACCTGGAAGACTTCAGGATTTTGTCTTGTGTACAGGAGGAAGCGAGCATCTATCTTTTCTGGACTCCAGGGTAACTTATGGATTGGTCTTTCAACAGTCCCAGACCATGGTATATCATCTGAGAAACATCCAATCCTATCATAGCAAACTTGGTCACCTGTAGCACATGGATCAGATCAATAATATGTGAATGAGCAAAGAAGTGGAGCATGTTACTCATAACTCACAGCATCTCTTCTCTGGAGGTCTCTTGAAAATCCTGTGGTTTACAGAAAGCAAAGACCAGCAGTTGCTGTCTCTCAGATCTTCAAAGGCTATATTTTACCCCAAGGAAAGCTGTCATGCTATTGCTCCTCAAGAAAATACGCAGTGGAGTTCCTCTGTGGGTATCCTGTACCATAACTTCAGTATCTTTACCCAGCTGTGTTTTGCCCAAGGCAAAGACAGCTGAGTTTCTCCTAATTCCAAGCCAAGATATTGCAAAAAATCATCAATAACTTGAGACTGTGCTCAACAGCTGACTACACCGTACACAGGAAGTCTTCTACTATACAAGCCAGTGGCTTCTGCTGAATATAAAGCTATCCTGCCATttgcctgtccccatcttgcTGCTTCCACATTTTCCTCACTCTTCtactcactcactcactcttCTACTCACTCACTCTTCCTTTGCTCTGAGATGGAAAACACAGGACTTCTTGCATACTCCTGGGGTGGGATTTCAAGagtggagaagaggaaagaaaacatggagACACTCATCTCACTGTAATCTCAGTCAGTAGGTTTTGAGGAACCACAGTGTAGAATAATATCCTACAAAATACAGCAGCATAGAAAGgctaaataaatattaactgCATATACTTACCTTCTGCTGCATTGAGCAGAAATAGTGCAAGTATCCAAATTCCAAGCATCTAGAAGAGTAGAAAAAGAAGCAGTTAGGATTTTCTAACTTGCTGGATTAGTAAATGTGCTTAGCTTTCTGGTGCTGAATTTTCTCAAGGTGAACGGGATGCTACGTCTGTCTTCTCCACAATAGGTATCTATGACCACCGCATACGTGAGACATGTATGACCCAGCTTTGTTTGCTCATCCCACTAGAGATTATGTGGCTTCTAAATCTACTAAAGCATAGTTTAAGTTGAGTGATTTTTGTCCTGTTGAGGCTGTGCAGTAGCTACTTTAGAGCTAGCATAAAGATGCCTATTTGAGCTGCCATTCCTCTTCGTACTGCTGTATCTTGGGAAGCCGCATACCTGAtgaggtaaaagaaaaacatcaaaacttGAACTACTCACAGTGCAGTCTTGAAGCTCCATGCACTAATGTACAAACTTTGCATGTACTTTTATAGTCTGCTTTGTCCTTGGAAATGTTCCCAGAAAGATAGGAAGGTTAATTTCAGATTATGTAGCTAAGATGAAAAACAACTTCAATGACAGGTTTCTCAAACTTCAAAAGTCCATGGACATAGAATTAGCGTGCTGGAGCCCAGAATAGGATTTTTGCTCCAGAGGTAGGGTAATTTGCAGGCAGCAACACATCATGAGTGGGACATTAAAGAGAATTATGTAGGTCTGTGTGGCAGGGTGTTTAGAGGCTTGTCTTGGCTGGGAAGGCTTTTGTTTTTAGTGTTGTCtagctgggatgcaggaggtcTACTGGGGGAATTAGTAGGGAACCACATCGTCTTCAAGTCCCCTTCCAAGTGACTTTGGATCTGACCTCCTGGTGtccctttcatttccttgttgAAATAAGAGGATGTAgagcaggagtgtcaaactaatttttaccaggggccacatcagcctcatggttaccttcaaagggccaaatgtaattttagaactgtatAAACGTAACTAGCCCTACATTTATATGGTCGTagaattacatttggccctttgaaggcaactgtgaggctgatatGGCCCCCGGTGAAAAGTAGTTTGACACCCCTAATGTAGAGGGACAGTTGTCTATCCCTTTGGATTGTTTTTATTCTATCCATGTAACCCAAGTTTTGAGAAAGCCCTTCTAAGTGATGAGCAAACATGCTGGACatacaaatattaataacataCAAAGAAATAGCAACATGGCTGCTTTGTGTAGTGATGTTACAGAACTCAGTAGGTTGTTCTACAGAGACATCAACTAAAAGGCTAAGAACAGTTTGTGCAAATGAACAGGGCTAGGTCTGGGAGCCCTCGGTCCCGTTCATCTCTAGAAGTCTGTGAGTGAACTCCAGAAGAAATGAGTGCTCATCTAACTTTTCACCTAGAAAGCTTTGCTAGCTCGGTTATGCTTTTTGGCTGTGGCCATACATCTTTCCAGAGTTGATATTCCCTAATCTCCACCTCTGAGAATGACCAAATGGATACCAGCTGTATGCATAGGTAATATCACACTGCTGTCCTCCATGCTGTTGgggtttatttctttaaacagCAGGgaagcttttttaattttttccagaacaTCACCTTGGATAATAATTTAGAGCT
The genomic region above belongs to Caloenas nicobarica isolate bCalNic1 chromosome 7, bCalNic1.hap1, whole genome shotgun sequence and contains:
- the LOC135990730 gene encoding inactive pancreatic lipase-related protein 1-like, which produces MELQDCTMLGIWILALFLLNAAEGDQVCYDRIGCFSDDIPWSGTVERPIHKLPWSPEKIDARFLLYTRQNPEVFQEISAVDDSTIGYSNFNANRMTRFITHGFIDNGEENWLHEMCQKLLSVEDINCICIDWKKGSRCQYTQASNNVRVVGAEIAYFVDVLLAKYGASLSNIHIIGHSLGAHVAGEAGKRRPGIGRITGLDPAQPYFQGTPIEVRLDKSDAEFVDVIHTDSAPTIPYLGFGMSTAIGHLDFYPNGGEEMPGCDKNAISQIVDLDGIWEGTRDFVACNHLRSYKYYSDSITYPDGFLGYTTASYDLFESGSGFPCPQSGCPNMGHYADRFKDKITNDVTKLYLNTGDTKDFPLWRYKVTMTLSGNHKVSGYVNVALYGSGGNTRQHQVLKGTLQPDNTYTSFIDVEINVGTLTKVKFLWNNNVINPLLPTIGAATITVQSGENGAEFRFCSSNTVREDVLLTLSPC